Proteins encoded in a region of the Burkholderia ubonensis subsp. mesacidophila genome:
- a CDS encoding fimbrial protein yields the protein MQKKINIARIVQGMAAVGIVAAMSPAMAADGEIAFSGKVLATTCSIGAGGGATGNKNMTVKLPSVSAGALASAGNVAGRTPFSIVLSGCTGDSTKVSTVFEAGDTVDAGSGRLNLVSAGGTDTVATNVQINLLNDKQQPIAAGFASGQQNSQVVTLTDGGATLNYFAEYYATGKSTAGSANSRIQYSLDYQ from the coding sequence ATGCAAAAGAAAATCAACATCGCGCGTATCGTTCAGGGCATGGCGGCAGTGGGTATCGTCGCGGCGATGTCTCCCGCAATGGCGGCCGACGGCGAAATCGCGTTCAGCGGCAAGGTGCTGGCAACCACCTGTTCGATCGGTGCGGGTGGCGGCGCAACGGGCAACAAGAACATGACCGTAAAACTGCCCAGCGTATCCGCAGGCGCACTCGCGAGCGCAGGCAATGTGGCGGGGCGCACGCCGTTCTCGATCGTGCTGAGCGGTTGCACGGGCGATTCGACGAAGGTCTCGACCGTGTTCGAGGCCGGCGATACGGTCGACGCGGGTAGCGGCCGCCTGAATCTTGTATCGGCCGGTGGGACCGACACGGTGGCGACGAATGTCCAGATCAATCTGCTGAACGACAAGCAGCAACCGATCGCTGCGGGCTTCGCGTCGGGGCAGCAGAACTCGCAGGTCGTGACGCTGACCGACGGTGGCGCAACGCTGAATTACTTCGCGGAATACTACGCCACCGGCAAGTCGACCGCCGGTTCGGCAAACTCGCGAATCCAGTACTCGCTCGATTACCAGTAA
- a CDS encoding flavodoxin family protein, which yields MVNVAVVFHSGYGHTSVIAEAVARGVEKIEGAVVRLIPVEEIDQHWSYLENDADAMIFGSPTYVGSVSAQFKTFMDASTKQWGKWRDKLAAGFTVSASQSGDKLATLQQLALFAAQHHMLWISLGLMPGNNSSTGSVDDLNRLGSFLGAMTQANADEGGDTILESDRKTAEALGERVAEAAKRWNRA from the coding sequence ATGGTCAACGTAGCCGTCGTCTTCCACAGTGGTTATGGTCACACGTCTGTTATCGCCGAAGCCGTCGCTCGCGGCGTCGAGAAAATCGAGGGCGCCGTCGTCAGGCTTATCCCGGTCGAGGAAATCGATCAGCATTGGTCGTATCTCGAGAATGACGCCGACGCGATGATCTTCGGCTCGCCGACTTACGTGGGCAGCGTATCCGCGCAGTTCAAGACCTTCATGGACGCGTCAACGAAGCAATGGGGCAAGTGGCGCGACAAGCTCGCGGCCGGCTTCACGGTATCTGCATCGCAAAGCGGCGACAAGCTCGCGACGCTCCAGCAACTTGCTCTCTTCGCGGCGCAACATCATATGTTGTGGATCAGTCTCGGTCTCATGCCCGGAAATAACAGCAGCACCGGGTCGGTCGACGACCTCAACCGGCTGGGCTCGTTCCTGGGCGCGATGACTCAGGCAAACGCCGATGAGGGAGGCGACACCATCCTGGAAAGCGACCGGAAGACAGCGGAAGCGCTTGGCGAGCGTGTCGCGGAGGCAGCGAAGCGCTGGAATCGCGCATAA
- a CDS encoding fimbrial biogenesis chaperone: MNWKLPKATAAFALLATLWMGGAQASVVITGTRVIFPGDSREVTVRLMNDGDAPALVQAWIDTGNEKEAPEKISVPFVLTPAMFRLDAGKGQSLRLIQTQESLPADRESLFWLNVLEVPPKASANDSANKVQLAFRSRIKVMYRPSGLAGHPEAAADQLKWTFARQADGNGYALKASNPSPYVVNLGVIDINVGGQKHELKPNFVRPGETAEFPLPAGVAAPTSAVVDYGYIDDWGTIKPTKQITVGRAAHN, translated from the coding sequence ATGAACTGGAAGCTACCGAAGGCGACGGCCGCGTTCGCGTTGTTGGCAACGTTATGGATGGGGGGGGCGCAAGCCAGCGTCGTGATTACGGGAACCCGCGTGATCTTTCCCGGCGACAGCCGTGAAGTGACGGTGCGCCTGATGAACGATGGCGATGCGCCTGCGCTGGTTCAGGCATGGATCGATACCGGCAACGAGAAGGAAGCGCCGGAGAAAATTTCGGTGCCGTTCGTGCTGACGCCTGCAATGTTTCGGCTCGACGCGGGTAAAGGACAATCGCTGCGGCTGATTCAGACGCAGGAATCGCTGCCCGCTGACCGCGAATCGCTGTTCTGGCTCAACGTGCTGGAGGTTCCGCCGAAAGCGAGTGCGAACGATTCCGCGAACAAGGTTCAACTCGCGTTCCGTTCAAGAATCAAGGTGATGTATCGCCCGAGCGGTCTGGCCGGGCATCCCGAGGCGGCAGCGGATCAGTTGAAGTGGACGTTCGCACGCCAGGCGGACGGCAATGGATATGCATTGAAGGCTTCCAATCCGTCGCCGTACGTCGTGAACCTCGGCGTGATCGATATCAACGTAGGCGGCCAAAAGCATGAGCTGAAGCCGAATTTCGTGCGGCCGGGTGAAACGGCGGAGTTTCCGCTGCCGGCGGGTGTGGCTGCGCCCACAAGTGCCGTCGTCGATTACGGCTATATCGATGACTGGGGGACTATCAAGCCGACCAAACAGATCACGGTTGGACGCGCGGCGCACAACTGA
- a CDS encoding TolC family outer membrane protein, protein MTLKFLIRLTVALVPLSITCPTQAADLLDAIEAARGFDAGIAAAGNAQLAGREKRWQGLAGLLPRAQIDGNYTKQDQPSAPYAAAVRRHSVSATITQPIFDVSRVAEFKRGGTLADQADIEFEKARQTLITDVSDAYFDVLYGGEVLQAAESARQAFQRQLDQAQAALRIGDGTRTDVDEARANLDDALARKVSAQNDLEIASGVLRRLTGLAADAIAPIAWRCAPQAPPVDLAAAMDEAARYNVDVRLAGKQAEQAQADVIAATGANLPVVNLQASYGTNWSRGAGENDWDQVFGTTSKTRSSMIGVTVTIPLFAGGGQLSATREAYRRRDQSRDALDDARRKARERARTAYLGITNGIALMRARERALASADSKVKSTHLGREVGLRTQIDELNAQQRYFEAMRDLAGARYRYLRARLQLSAALGTLGDADVAAIACRTSG, encoded by the coding sequence ATGACCCTCAAATTTTTAATTCGCCTGACGGTCGCGCTTGTGCCGCTGTCCATCACATGCCCCACGCAGGCCGCGGATCTGCTCGACGCGATCGAGGCCGCGCGGGGCTTCGATGCGGGCATCGCGGCCGCGGGCAACGCGCAGCTCGCTGGCCGCGAAAAGCGCTGGCAAGGGCTCGCAGGATTGCTGCCGCGCGCGCAGATCGACGGCAACTACACGAAGCAGGATCAACCGAGCGCGCCATATGCAGCCGCCGTTCGCCGGCACAGCGTGTCGGCCACGATTACGCAGCCGATCTTCGACGTATCCCGGGTCGCCGAATTCAAGCGCGGCGGTACGCTCGCCGACCAGGCCGACATCGAATTCGAGAAGGCGCGGCAAACGCTGATCACGGACGTGTCGGACGCGTATTTCGACGTGCTGTACGGCGGCGAAGTGCTGCAGGCCGCCGAATCCGCGCGGCAGGCGTTCCAGCGGCAGCTCGACCAGGCACAAGCCGCGCTGCGGATCGGCGACGGCACGCGTACCGACGTCGACGAGGCGCGCGCGAATCTCGACGACGCGCTCGCGCGCAAAGTCAGCGCGCAGAACGATCTCGAAATCGCGAGCGGTGTGCTGAGGCGACTCACGGGCCTCGCGGCCGACGCGATCGCGCCGATCGCATGGCGGTGCGCGCCGCAGGCGCCGCCCGTCGATCTCGCGGCCGCGATGGACGAGGCCGCTCGTTACAACGTCGACGTTCGCCTCGCCGGGAAGCAGGCCGAGCAGGCGCAGGCCGACGTGATCGCGGCGACCGGCGCGAACCTGCCGGTCGTCAACCTGCAGGCGAGCTACGGCACCAACTGGAGTCGCGGGGCCGGCGAAAACGACTGGGATCAGGTGTTCGGCACGACGTCGAAGACGCGTTCGTCGATGATCGGCGTGACGGTCACGATTCCACTGTTCGCGGGCGGCGGCCAATTGTCGGCGACCCGTGAAGCCTACCGCCGGCGCGACCAGTCGCGCGACGCGCTCGACGATGCGCGTCGCAAGGCGCGCGAACGCGCGCGCACCGCCTATCTCGGCATCACCAACGGCATCGCGCTCATGCGCGCGCGCGAACGTGCGCTCGCGTCGGCCGACAGCAAGGTGAAATCGACCCATCTCGGCCGCGAAGTCGGGTTGCGCACGCAGATCGACGAACTGAACGCGCAGCAGCGCTACTTCGAGGCGATGCGCGACCTCGCGGGCGCACGCTACCGCTATCTGCGCGCGCGGCTGCAACTGTCGGCCGCGCTCGGCACACTCGGCGACGCGGACGTCGCCGCGATTGCATGCCGCACGAGTGGCTGA
- a CDS encoding TonB-dependent siderophore receptor, whose protein sequence is MATGTGAVRRAIAIAAGGALCAAAGGAHAQAAQPANEIAATRADAAATMLPKIDVKGAASRSSIGLVGLRTAIGTKTDTPVAEIPQTTNIVTAQQIEMTGATDLNQALRYVPGFASFGADSRTDWYAALRGFTPTLFVDGVPAPNAAVIANWRVDPYTIDTVAVLRGPTSMLYGAGEPGAIVDVQTKRADGERVREAGVQTGNYARKQIMLDVGDKIDPDGRYAYRFVGIARDGNALTGPNADRRVALAPSFRWRPAADTSLTFSASFLQDRGDISSNFLPASGTVLPNPNGRLSQDIYMGDPAFNDYRKKQWSLGYRLEHSVNSMWTLRQDVRWSRLLLDDATVFGNGLAPGSTTKMTRFAGRFQLDYSRLDVDNHAQARFGTGPLEHTLLLGLQYDRQTTTNRVWLALAPALDLYHPVYRPVTAAIFSGPTSLTHVDQFTAMNAFGAYAQDQVRWNRWTLTLGGREDRVNARFDDRTAGMRTAQDVSAFSARVGLTYQGDAGLSPYVSHSTSFNPVIGVRMSGGGLPKPTRGTQTEAGLRWQPAGNNLMLSAAVYQIDQTNVVTPAPVNLDSTGTSSVQTGEVRSRGIELNAVGKVSRELSIVAAYVYQDVKNVKANDASLNNWPVAVPLPRQMASLWADWTWHAGALSGLGIGGGVRYRSASAGAPDNSLKVPGYTLYDLAMHYDARHWRFALNVANVFDRRNVSGCQSYAVCVFDNERTVLASAKYNW, encoded by the coding sequence ATGGCGACGGGAACGGGGGCGGTGCGACGCGCAATTGCGATCGCTGCCGGAGGAGCGTTGTGTGCGGCGGCGGGCGGCGCACACGCGCAGGCTGCGCAGCCGGCGAACGAAATCGCGGCGACGCGGGCCGATGCGGCGGCGACGATGCTGCCGAAGATCGACGTGAAAGGCGCGGCGAGCCGATCGTCCATCGGGCTCGTCGGGCTGCGAACCGCCATCGGAACGAAGACCGACACGCCGGTTGCCGAAATTCCGCAGACGACCAACATCGTTACCGCGCAACAGATCGAGATGACCGGCGCGACCGATCTGAACCAGGCGCTGCGATACGTGCCGGGTTTCGCGTCGTTCGGAGCAGACAGCCGTACCGACTGGTACGCGGCGCTGCGCGGCTTTACGCCGACCTTGTTCGTCGACGGCGTGCCGGCGCCGAATGCGGCAGTCATCGCGAACTGGCGCGTCGATCCGTATACGATCGACACGGTCGCCGTGCTGCGCGGGCCGACGTCGATGCTGTACGGCGCGGGCGAGCCCGGCGCGATCGTCGATGTGCAGACGAAGCGCGCGGACGGCGAGCGCGTCCGCGAAGCGGGCGTGCAAACCGGAAACTACGCGCGCAAGCAAATCATGCTCGACGTTGGCGACAAGATCGACCCGGACGGCAGGTATGCGTATCGTTTCGTCGGCATCGCCCGCGACGGCAATGCGCTGACCGGTCCGAATGCCGACCGGCGCGTCGCGCTGGCTCCGTCGTTTCGATGGCGGCCGGCGGCTGACACGTCACTGACGTTTTCCGCGTCGTTTCTGCAGGACCGCGGCGACATTTCGTCCAACTTCCTGCCCGCGTCGGGCACCGTATTGCCGAATCCTAACGGCCGCCTGTCGCAGGACATCTACATGGGCGACCCGGCGTTCAACGACTATCGGAAGAAACAATGGTCGCTCGGCTACAGGCTGGAGCACAGCGTGAATTCGATGTGGACGCTGCGCCAGGACGTGCGCTGGTCGCGCCTGTTGCTGGACGACGCGACGGTGTTCGGAAACGGCCTGGCGCCCGGCAGCACGACGAAGATGACGCGTTTCGCGGGGCGGTTCCAGCTCGACTATAGCCGGCTGGATGTCGACAACCACGCGCAGGCGCGCTTCGGCACGGGACCGCTCGAGCATACGCTGCTGCTCGGCTTGCAGTACGACCGTCAGACGACCACCAACCGCGTGTGGCTCGCGCTGGCGCCGGCGCTCGACCTGTACCACCCCGTCTATCGGCCCGTCACGGCTGCCATCTTCTCCGGCCCGACGTCGCTGACGCACGTCGACCAGTTCACGGCGATGAACGCGTTCGGCGCGTACGCGCAGGACCAGGTCAGGTGGAATCGCTGGACGCTGACGCTCGGCGGCCGCGAGGATCGGGTGAATGCGCGGTTTGACGACCGTACAGCCGGCATGCGGACGGCGCAGGACGTCAGCGCGTTCTCTGCGCGCGTCGGGCTCACCTATCAGGGCGACGCGGGATTGTCGCCGTACGTGAGCCATTCGACGTCGTTCAATCCGGTCATCGGCGTGAGGATGTCAGGCGGCGGCTTGCCGAAACCGACGCGTGGCACGCAGACGGAAGCCGGGCTGCGCTGGCAGCCGGCCGGCAACAATCTGATGCTGAGCGCGGCCGTCTATCAGATCGATCAGACGAACGTCGTGACGCCGGCGCCGGTGAATCTCGATTCCACCGGCACATCGTCCGTGCAGACCGGTGAAGTGCGTTCGCGCGGCATCGAGCTGAACGCGGTCGGGAAGGTGAGCCGCGAGCTTTCGATCGTCGCAGCGTATGTCTATCAGGACGTCAAGAACGTGAAGGCGAACGACGCGTCGCTGAACAACTGGCCGGTGGCCGTACCGCTTCCACGGCAGATGGCGTCGCTATGGGCCGACTGGACGTGGCACGCCGGTGCGCTGTCGGGCCTTGGGATCGGCGGCGGGGTCCGTTACCGGAGCGCATCGGCCGGCGCGCCGGACAACTCGCTGAAGGTGCCGGGCTATACGCTATACGACCTCGCGATGCACTACGACGCGCGTCACTGGCGTTTCGCGTTAAACGTCGCGAACGTGTTCGACCGGCGTAACGTCAGCGGCTGCCAATCGTACGCCGTCTGCGTGTTCGACAACGAGCGGACCGTGCTGGCCAGCGCGAAATACAACTGGTAA
- a CDS encoding HlyD family secretion protein codes for MTDSLFRQEALDATRHKLMGTVSLYSPPWRWLMIAVATATTLAVVAFLVFGTYTKRERVTGQLLPAKGLLTVAPPLMGTVTDTRVREGQTVAAGAELMAVSAEVATELGGTRQRVGEQLTLQRTRLEADLASQSQLRDEANRGLRSRAAALNDQLAQIALQKTQRTRQIELAQRQLGKLQSMREQGYASNSQVEQQETALLDAQARLQDLARQRLDVEQQLDQIRQQLRELPLNTRNQQNDIERKLADVDQSIAENEARRSVILRAPQASVVAALLAKPGQVVNAGQSVVSLLPQGAQLEAQLMVPSRAIGFVRPGARVVLRYQAYPFQKFGQQFGRVSEVSRTALSPQEVANLTGQTNVPEQLYRVVVALDRQDILAYGKREALRPGMALEADVLIDKRRLIEWVLEPLYALGRRASA; via the coding sequence ATGACTGATTCGCTGTTTCGACAGGAAGCGCTCGACGCGACCAGGCACAAGCTGATGGGCACCGTCAGCCTGTATTCGCCGCCGTGGCGCTGGCTGATGATCGCCGTTGCGACGGCGACGACGCTCGCAGTCGTCGCGTTCCTCGTATTCGGCACGTACACGAAGCGCGAGCGCGTCACCGGCCAGCTTCTGCCCGCGAAGGGGCTGCTGACGGTCGCGCCTCCGCTGATGGGCACCGTGACCGACACGCGCGTGCGCGAAGGGCAGACCGTCGCGGCCGGCGCCGAGCTGATGGCCGTATCGGCGGAGGTTGCGACCGAGCTCGGCGGTACACGCCAGCGCGTCGGCGAGCAATTGACGCTCCAGCGCACGCGCCTGGAGGCAGATCTCGCCAGCCAGTCGCAACTACGCGACGAGGCGAATCGCGGCCTGCGGTCACGCGCGGCGGCGCTCAACGACCAGCTTGCACAGATCGCATTGCAGAAAACTCAGCGCACACGCCAAATCGAGCTCGCGCAGCGGCAGCTCGGCAAGCTGCAGTCGATGCGCGAACAGGGCTATGCGTCGAACAGCCAGGTCGAGCAGCAGGAAACCGCGCTGCTCGACGCCCAGGCGCGCTTGCAGGATCTCGCGCGCCAGCGGCTCGACGTCGAGCAGCAGCTCGACCAGATCCGCCAGCAATTGCGCGAGCTGCCGCTCAATACGCGCAACCAGCAGAACGACATCGAACGCAAGCTTGCAGACGTCGACCAATCGATCGCAGAGAACGAGGCGCGCCGCTCGGTGATCCTGCGCGCGCCGCAGGCGAGCGTCGTCGCGGCCCTGCTCGCGAAGCCGGGGCAAGTCGTCAACGCGGGCCAGTCGGTCGTGTCGCTGCTGCCGCAGGGCGCGCAGCTCGAGGCGCAGTTGATGGTGCCGAGCCGGGCGATCGGCTTCGTGCGCCCGGGCGCGCGGGTCGTGCTGCGCTACCAGGCCTACCCGTTTCAGAAGTTCGGCCAGCAGTTCGGGCGCGTGTCCGAGGTGTCGCGCACCGCGCTGTCGCCGCAGGAGGTCGCGAACCTGACCGGGCAGACCAATGTGCCCGAGCAACTTTACCGCGTGGTCGTCGCGCTCGATCGCCAGGACATCCTCGCGTATGGCAAGCGCGAAGCGCTGCGCCCCGGCATGGCGCTCGAGGCCGACGTGCTGATCGACAAGCGCCGGCTGATCGAGTGGGTGCTCGAGCCGCTGTACGCGCTCGGCCGCCGCGCATCGGCATGA
- a CDS encoding fimbrial protein — MATTWCIQLSGNTNAKSRHGMSMMHAPTLLLAVSAFWPLVAQCAPAITAFDAERIAAPSNTAIGVVLARNYFTTQQLCEKDVCEVTGATLYNKAVPWNTADGPDVETSVSGLSVRVLLDGVPMKRATRQTVRNMVEVQLFRDNKTPKNGTLKPGTVSRYFIINYGGLLGSSTGINLGADVNFINGTCSVPNQTVNLPDVSRTSFRGVGSTVGGRSFSLRLTNCPAGYNRVGYQVSPLNGPISGIPGALNLRPDSTASGVGIKLSDAKTQLPLVFDRSIATPYNGSAAAQIDIPLNAEYVQTEEKITGGTVQAGALVLLDYQ; from the coding sequence ATGGCGACCACTTGGTGCATTCAATTGTCTGGAAACACCAATGCGAAATCCCGTCATGGCATGAGCATGATGCACGCACCAACGCTTTTGTTGGCGGTAAGTGCATTTTGGCCATTAGTTGCGCAATGTGCTCCTGCGATTACGGCATTCGATGCGGAAAGAATAGCCGCGCCGTCGAATACGGCAATTGGTGTTGTGCTTGCCCGGAATTACTTTACGACACAGCAGCTTTGCGAGAAAGACGTTTGTGAAGTAACTGGTGCTACTCTTTATAATAAAGCGGTTCCATGGAATACGGCGGATGGACCAGATGTCGAAACGTCGGTAAGTGGATTGTCGGTGCGTGTTTTGTTAGATGGAGTGCCGATGAAGAGGGCGACGCGGCAGACGGTGCGAAACATGGTTGAGGTTCAGTTATTTCGAGACAATAAGACTCCGAAAAATGGGACACTCAAGCCAGGCACTGTGAGCCGATATTTCATAATAAATTACGGCGGTCTATTGGGAAGTTCTACCGGAATTAACCTTGGTGCTGATGTCAATTTTATTAATGGAACATGCTCCGTTCCGAATCAAACCGTCAACTTGCCCGATGTTTCTCGAACGAGCTTTCGGGGCGTCGGCTCGACGGTTGGGGGCCGATCTTTTTCGCTTCGATTGACCAACTGTCCGGCAGGTTATAACCGAGTCGGCTATCAGGTATCACCACTGAATGGTCCCATAAGCGGCATCCCGGGTGCACTGAATCTGCGGCCCGACTCGACCGCGAGCGGGGTCGGAATCAAGCTGAGCGACGCCAAGACCCAACTACCGCTCGTGTTTGATCGTTCGATCGCGACCCCTTACAACGGTAGCGCGGCGGCGCAGATCGACATCCCGTTGAATGCGGAGTACGTACAGACCGAGGAAAAGATCACCGGCGGAACCGTGCAGGCGGGCGCACTCGTGCTGCTTGACTACCAGTAG
- a CDS encoding peptidase domain-containing ABC transporter: MDALQFGWRRRLPVMLQTQAAECGLACVGMIASYHGHDLDLVSLRRRFSPSLKGATLNDVMLIASRLDLTSRALRLELDELDKLRLPCILHWDMTHFVVLKSMSRGKITIHDPARGERDVPLAEVSDHFTGVALELMPSASFTRTKARESISMAKLVGSVTGIRAAFAQVLLLSAALEVFGIVTPFYMQWVMDQVLVSADADLLTLLAVGFLLVVLFQHAVSALRSWVVTWFSSLLGVQWTANVCSHLFRLPMTYFEQRHIGDVVSRFGAINTIQSTLTTQFVGALLDGVMAIVTLAMLFVYSPTLTWLVLGLFAAYGAIRWIAYRPFRQANEEQIVYAARAQSNLLESIRGVQAIKLANKQEARVATYANAVVESTNKHVAIERLSIGFSTAQGVIAGAGRVVLVWLAAKQVLDGQFSAGMLVAFISFADQFIARGSGLIGTLIDFRMLRLHGERLADIVLTDVESDMEGKVARSADAGCTTPPAIDVRDVRFRYAETEPWVLDGCSLSIAPGESVALVGPSGQGKTTMAKLLLGLLTPEHGSVRVDGVDIRKLGLHQHRELIGCVMQDDILFAGSIADNICFFDPQPEQARIDEAARLAQIHDDIVAMPMGYQSLVGDMGSSLSGGQRQRVLLARAFYRKPAILVLDEATSHLDVERERSINDAVRAMNITRIIIAHRPETIRSADRVIVLEHGCAREQDHDASAFSCS; this comes from the coding sequence ATGGATGCCCTGCAATTCGGCTGGCGCCGCCGCCTGCCGGTCATGCTGCAGACGCAGGCGGCCGAGTGCGGGCTCGCGTGCGTCGGGATGATCGCGAGCTATCACGGCCACGATCTCGACCTCGTCAGCCTGCGCCGGCGCTTCAGCCCGTCGCTGAAGGGCGCGACACTCAACGACGTGATGCTGATCGCCTCCCGTCTCGACCTCACATCGCGCGCGCTGCGGCTCGAACTCGACGAGCTCGACAAGCTGCGCCTCCCCTGCATCCTGCACTGGGACATGACCCACTTCGTCGTGCTGAAGTCGATGTCGCGCGGCAAGATCACGATCCACGATCCCGCGCGCGGCGAGCGCGACGTCCCGCTCGCCGAGGTGTCCGACCACTTCACCGGCGTTGCGCTCGAATTGATGCCGTCGGCGTCCTTCACGCGCACGAAAGCGCGCGAATCGATCTCGATGGCGAAGCTCGTCGGCAGCGTCACGGGCATCCGCGCGGCGTTTGCACAGGTGCTGCTGCTGTCGGCGGCGCTCGAAGTGTTCGGCATCGTCACGCCGTTCTACATGCAGTGGGTGATGGACCAGGTGCTGGTGTCGGCCGACGCCGATCTTCTGACGCTGCTCGCAGTCGGATTCCTGCTCGTCGTGCTGTTCCAGCACGCGGTGTCGGCCCTGCGCTCGTGGGTTGTCACGTGGTTTTCGAGCCTGCTCGGCGTGCAGTGGACGGCGAACGTCTGCTCGCACCTGTTCCGGCTGCCGATGACTTACTTCGAACAGCGTCACATCGGCGACGTGGTGTCGCGCTTCGGCGCGATCAACACGATCCAGAGCACGCTCACCACGCAGTTCGTCGGCGCGCTGCTCGACGGCGTGATGGCGATCGTGACGCTGGCGATGCTGTTCGTCTACAGCCCGACGCTGACGTGGCTCGTGCTCGGCCTGTTCGCCGCATACGGCGCGATCCGCTGGATCGCGTACCGGCCGTTCCGGCAGGCAAACGAGGAACAGATCGTGTACGCGGCGCGCGCGCAGTCGAACCTGCTCGAATCGATCCGCGGCGTGCAGGCGATCAAGCTCGCGAACAAGCAGGAAGCGCGCGTCGCCACCTATGCGAACGCCGTCGTCGAGAGCACCAACAAACACGTCGCGATCGAGCGGCTGTCGATCGGCTTCTCCACGGCGCAGGGCGTGATTGCCGGCGCGGGCCGCGTGGTGCTCGTGTGGCTGGCTGCGAAGCAGGTTCTCGACGGCCAGTTCTCGGCCGGGATGCTGGTCGCGTTCATCAGCTTCGCCGACCAGTTCATCGCGCGCGGCTCGGGCCTTATCGGCACGCTGATCGACTTCAGGATGCTGCGCCTGCACGGAGAGCGTCTCGCGGACATCGTGCTGACCGACGTCGAATCCGACATGGAGGGAAAAGTCGCCCGATCGGCGGATGCGGGCTGTACGACGCCGCCCGCAATCGACGTGCGCGACGTGCGCTTCCGCTACGCGGAAACGGAGCCGTGGGTACTCGACGGCTGCTCGTTGTCGATCGCGCCCGGCGAATCAGTTGCGCTCGTCGGGCCGTCCGGCCAGGGCAAGACGACGATGGCGAAACTGCTGCTCGGCCTGCTGACGCCCGAGCACGGCAGCGTACGCGTGGATGGCGTCGACATCCGCAAGCTCGGGCTCCATCAGCATCGCGAGTTGATCGGCTGCGTGATGCAGGACGACATCCTGTTCGCGGGCTCGATCGCCGACAACATCTGCTTCTTCGATCCGCAGCCGGAGCAGGCGCGTATCGACGAAGCCGCGCGGCTCGCGCAGATCCACGACGACATCGTTGCGATGCCGATGGGATATCAGAGCCTCGTCGGCGACATGGGTTCGTCGCTATCGGGTGGCCAGCGCCAGCGCGTGTTGCTCGCGCGCGCGTTCTATCGCAAGCCCGCGATTCTCGTGCTCGACGAGGCGACGAGCCATCTCGACGTCGAGCGCGAACGGTCGATCAACGATGCGGTGCGCGCGATGAACATCACGCGGATCATCATCGCGCACCGGCCGGAAACGATCCGCAGCGCGGACCGGGTGATCGTGCTGGAGCACGGATGCGCGCGCGAACAGGATCACGACGCGTCAGCTTTCTCGTGCAGCTAG